The Malus sylvestris chromosome 14, drMalSylv7.2, whole genome shotgun sequence genome segment TATTGTTTCTCCTTGTTCCTGCTCCAAATTCGTATCTTAAAATTTTCTTATATCTCCATCACATATTAACTGTATTAACTAATTTATGTTGCtggtactatatatatatatatcatatatactagTATGAATTTATAAATGTATAGAAGATGAAAATTCTTTGAACTATTTTCATGGATGATAGGAagactaatttttatttatttttgtagataCCTTTATCAGAGGTTATCAACTTATGATATAGGTGTCATATATAATGACATATAGGTATCAAAGCTAGAAAGCACATGTAGTAGAAAATTCCAatttaaagtatcaaaattGTTAGCAATATCAACTTTTACGTCCACATTACCACCAAAAGCCCTTTTGTCCATAATATCGAACCTTAATGAAACCAGCCCAATGCAATTAAAAAATACGTTTACCTTTCAAAGATGCTATTTAAGAAGGAGAAGTAATGCGAGTGGCAATAGAGCCAAGCAGATATACAAGAATTTTAGGAATAATTTTGAACAGAAATGATGCTTATAGTTTCTGTCATCAGTGCTCAAGTAATTTGCatatttttccttcttttgtttaATTACTCGTCTACGATTCATAGTGATATGTATTGGCTAATTGTTTACAACATTACACTGAAAGTACTTTGCAGACATTATGTTTCTATATATAGTTTTAAGTATTATATCTGGTTTCAAATTAATGGACATGAAGTCAAGATTTACTAGAAAAATGCCCAGCTAATTTTGTGTTCCAAACTTCTTTTTAAGTAATATAAGAGGTGCCATCCTTTATTTTAGGGttccaagcaagcaactaaCAATAAACATACATGAAACTGAAAACTCAGAGGTTCTCGTTTTTAATGTAGTACTAATCCAAGTCGCATTAAGCCAATATATATACGAGGTATACTGACAGACAACTTAGCACTGGATAGTAGCTCGTTCATGTTATCTCAACTGTTAAATGGTGTTGAACATTGTATTATGGATTAATTCAGTTTAGCAAATGTGTGTGTTTGTTGAGATTTAGAAGATTTGTTCGAGGAATTTTCTGTTGAttgtaattattaaattaaactGGTTAAGGGTTGAAGGACGGGGAGTGATCTATCAAGGGTCTGATACCTTCTAATTTTTAGGAGAGGAAAGAAAGTAGGCTCCAATAGTATGTCAAACACTAAGTTGTTAGAGATAGAATCTCACttaaatggatgatggactTTGTACGAGCTTATAAGTAAGCTGGACTACTCATCATATTGTTATTGGTTAATTTTATGatggaatctcaactttcttcatggtatatGAGCATTTTGTCCCATGTGCAAAGCTCAATGGTCATACGTGGTCCACATCACCTTGAttgtgttgtccatgtgttaggtttgaaaattcgccacacatTAGGGGCATATTGGGATAGAATtccacattgatgggaggatAAACCTTGCGTGggtttataagtaagttggatTATTCCCTAAATTACGAATTAGTTTTATGTTGAAATCTCAACTTTGATGACCAGCCCTAAGAATTTTGGTTCTCTAATCGTGataaacaagaaaggagtaatTACAGCCACAATAATGGTCCAATGACCAAACCCTATTTATAGTTCAACTCGCCTAGTCTTTTCATCACCTTTTGGTTTAGactccaattttttttatatactgGATTGCTTAGTTTGAAATTGGTCTACGAAAATATGTGTTTACACATCTAAaagttaatatttttaaattttttgttctcTTCTTCCGAATCTACATGTTTTATTAATTGTGGATTCAATGATCTATTAATTATTCTAAAAGTTTccaatccttttattttttattttttgtggttAAAAATGTGATCTTATTGTGATTTCCAATTGTTCATCTTAGCATGATGAAAACGCTTGAAAAGTACCAAAGTTGCAGTTATGGTTCCCTGGAAGCCAACCTACCAGCCAACGAGACCCAGGTAGCTCCTTAAGCTGGAGTACCATATTATGAGAACCAAAACAATCCAACTTTATCGAATAATTTCAATCAGTATTCGTTTGCGTGtataatattaaattttgttGATTCGAGAAACCTAGCTAGAAACTGTTGATCTAATGACAAAATTGTATTTAATTTGTCCCCAAGCAGAACAGCTATCAGGACTATTTGATGTTGAAGGCAAGAGTTGAGGTCCTCCAACAATCTCAAAGGTATCACGGTTTGAATGCATAAATTTCATTAAGTAATTTTTCTCAGCTTCCAACTTATTGGTTTGAGGTGAATGTTTTGTGTCCTATAttgtgaagaaagttgaggttctactATAAAACCAATAGAAATATGGAGAGCAGTCTAACCTCTTATAAGTTCTTGTAAAGTTTATCCTTTTATCGATGTGTGACTCTTTTACCTTCATATCCTCACACATTGTTCTACTCCAATGAGCTAATATTACCTAATCCTCTATTTTACGTAAAATTAAGTagattgatgattttttttaattactattagCCTTAAAGTGAGGGGGAACAgtttgaaactattacaataatttaggatGCAGATTGATGACATTCTTGAATTAACTAATATTGCAGAAACCTTCTTGGGGAAGATTTGTCCCACCTGAACACAAAGGAGCTTGAGCATCTTGAGCATCAATTGGAGACCTCTTTGAAGCAAATTAGGTCAAGAaaggtaattaattaattaactcaaAGAGTTTTGGTTTCACCTACTGAAGCATGTTCATGCATGAAACCCTAATTTGTACTTCATAAATAAGGATTACAAATTTAGAAAGAATCATGTATTACTAATTAGTCCTTTTGAAAACTCCTGGCTTAACCCGGACAAACCTGGCCCTTCGCTCCTTGAGCCATATGTGCTTTTATGTGGATAGACTGAGGCATATAAATTTTATAGGTTATCTTCCTATATATGATTAGAATACTAGCTAGAATTTTTCATTCCAACTTACACTTCATTGTTATGCATTTTCAAGAGATCGAAATAATTTTCTGATAATTTCTTTTTGCCACTTGTTATTGATCAGACTCAGTTTATTCTCGATCAGCTTTCTGATCTTCAAAACAGGGTAAGTCATTAACTAATCTCGTTTTTGCATTGATCGATACTCTTCTACAATATACACAAGCATGATATCGCCTTtctacgtgtgtgtgtgtgtgtgtgtatatatatatatttcatatcTGGCCTTGCCTCTTGCTCCTGAGCAGGAACAGATGCTAGTTGAAGCTAACAAAGCCTTGAAGAGGAAGGTAAACAAACAAAGCCTTGCATGAATATGAattattcatcaaatttgtttAGGGTTGAAACCCTTCAGCATTTTTCCCCAAGTGTTTATATACATGTATGTATAATTAAACGTACAGCTGGAAGAAACAAGTGTGCAAGCTCCAGAAGGAATGGCATGGGAAGCTGCTGGCCATGGCCCCAACAACATTCAGCAAACTCGGCTTCCTTCCCACTCAGAAGCCTTCTTCCATCCCTTGGAAGGAAACAACTCCAGTTCCCAAATTGGGTAACAAATTTCACCTAAAAAATTAACCgcattaattatttttgtattaaTCAACAACACTTACTTTTGAAACTTATTTATGATAACGTCCCTGCAACTCAAGCGTTGTCTCACTTAACCTTTGAAACTCAAATTGTGTTATTTAAAGAGTTAAGTGACACAATTTAAATTTagaaggataaagtgaataaataagccttctttttaaccaatcttttcctttctctctttttctgacTACTTTGCATAAACTCACTGGTTATGCAGATACACCCATATGGGTTCAGATAATGAAATGAATGTTGGAAATCCGGGCCAGTATGTTAATGGATATATTCCTGGGTGGATGCTTTGACTTTGATTATGCATATAATATCCATCGTGacatataatatacatatacatatatatatgtatatgtatggaATAAAATTAGCAAGGGATCATGTTGATCAAGCTTTTATAATATTTTCTGTTATGATCTTATAATTCTATGCAACTTGTAATGATTCTTGAAACAataagaataatatatatatatatatatatatatatatatatatatatatatatatatatgttttgtaaGTTGAATTAATGTCATTGAAAAACTTCTATGAAATGTATGAGACCAATTTGTATATATAAAGGTTTACaatccttctttctttttctttttttatttcgtCAAACAATAGGtttattagattagatgttagatggtcttttagccaaaatagttcCTAAAATTTGCCTAACTCCTCACTATGGTCCCTgatatttgaaatcaatagaagtagtccttgagattgtccaccatcaatatttaatcattttggtcatttggtaaaaaattatgttaaataaggatcaaaatgataaaattacCCTTAATATGGTAAACAAcatgccaaaatgatttgacaaaaattgagggtatttttatcattttatccttaatttatagagatttttcacgaaatgaacaaaatgattgattgtggACAAACTCAAGGACCAATTCTATAGATTTCCATTATcagagaccaaagtgaggagttattcAAATCTCAGGAATCATTTTTGCTAAAAAGTCATTTTAGGTTAAAGAGCCAACGAGTTCGAATTCAAGTCGCGATGCAAAGGCAACTCCTTTCTACCATTTTGATAAGAGGCCACTTGCTTATATCTTAAATTTGTCAATCCTTTTTATCACAGTTTGTATCTCAAATTTGTAAATTGCtaccatttatttatttattttgcatTACTGACACAAAACAAACGCATGAGTACCCATTGTCCTTATGAAACATTGCACAAGATCATAATTTGGTTGTACTCTTTTCACTACAGCGAAAAAGTTCTCAAAAGGTTCAAATCTTTCTTTCACGGTGATCAAAACAATGACATGTATAGACAACCAAATAATGAGAAACCTTGGGCCTGGGCTCCCAGACTTACTTGTGGGCCCAAAGATTTTGAGAATGCTTTACCCAGTGGTAAAATTAAACTATTGGTCCTCTCATTGCTCTCCGCCAGGAAAAATTAACTACGGTATGAGGTATCCGGTATCCACTGATATTCTAAAATGATATTTTTCAACAGGATTTTGCCCTCCCTAATGACCCCACATCAGTTATTGTTACCTACTTAAAAGATTGGCTTTAGGTGGATATGATTTCCTTCATAAAGCCCCATTGaacacatgtttttttttttcattgagaACCTCCTCCTCAGGGTTGAAAAAAGCTTATTGTTGATGGGTGTCGTTAGGGGGTGGCCAATTTCATTGACAACCTCAAAAACGCATTGAGGGCATGGGTCTCTAGTTTTTGTGCTAATTAATCTTGGTCAAGGTGAGAATCTATGTGTtgaagtttgaagtgtttttattgGCCTGCAACTTGCGTGGAATAATAAACTAAGAAGATTATAGTGGAATCGGATTCTGCACTTGCAATACAATTGATTTTAAGTGCTAAAATAGATAATCATCCTATGggaaatttggtattgaattgtCGTGCTCTTATGCACAATGCACCAAAGCTAGTCTTGTGAATTTGACATATTTACTGTGAAAAGAATTTGTTGCTGATGATTTGTCTCGTTTGGGTTTATCGTGCAGTTTGGGTCTAGTCTTTTTTTAGCAAGCTCCTCCTTCTTGTCGTCGATTATTAGTTGCATATATCGCTAATGTTTAGTGGCCTAGTAGTATTTTTGTGTAATCTGTCTTTTCTTTCGGGTTtatgcctctgtgagtcttcccgGCCTCCAAAATAGATGGATAACCGTGACTTATCACTAGttgtcccattttttttttttcgtgcaaggatatatttttacactaagagagggagttcggctaagccacacaataggcaacctaatttagtatcaaattcgtcatccatgagattcaaacctaatatctctcacttacaaataaagaggaataccatcaAACTGTAATAGTGAATCCCAATTGTCCTCcttttaaaaagaaagaaaaagagaattcGTGGGCCATAGAATACAATTTTTTAGCTCTAAGCAATAACATAATATTAagaagcaaacaaaaaaaaactaaatatattAAGAAGATCCGCGAGCCAACCTCATTATTTGAAATTCCGAacaaaaaaatctcaagtttaaAATTCCCAACTTCTAATGGTGCATTGGAACcataatttattcttttttcatgGGTGGGAAACACAATTTTCAACACAActatttggttttatttttaattaggagACAACTTATTTGTCCAGCTTCTTACTTAAAAGACAATGAAGACATTTCCCTTTTGGATACTCCAATAACCTTCAACAGTCGATATCGACATAAAATTAATTTGGATCCCTTCGTTAACAAAAGTGCATGTCTCTTTAGTCAAACTAATACAACCAAATAGTTGAGAAGATGGCCATTTATCTTCCTACCAAAAAAAAGGACATGTATCAATCCATCAACTTGTAATTTGACCCTGTCTTAAGTCACAATTACACTGATGTGATTTGATAGGGGAAAATGATAAGCATATACTCATTGGGAAATTACTTTTGTGTACTAATTTTCTTGTACActcatatttatttataatttatttcttataaataaatataagaaaaactaatgaaaagggtttgaaaattttaagttttaatgataaggacaaaataaagggtaaagtgaatagtagcaggtttgactttttagtgtaaaaatatgattttttgttaaagtgaacagtaccgtaggcttttcgttaaaacttccataAATATAAGTATGTGAGGATAAAAATGTGTAGAAATCATTCTTGTTTGAATAATTCTGTTATTGATATACGCATAACATATGTTACAGTACTACATGTGGCTGCAATCCAATGATCAGGCTCCTTATAGTTCTCCCAACACGAGATTCAGCAATCACTTTAACTTGCAAATCTCGTTTCAAATTTAGAAAGAATATGTCATTTGAGAAACTATGGGTTGGTATATATACGGCCTCATAGTATAATCAATCCACTTATATTATAGTATCGATCCAATTATGCCAGGTGTTTGTGTTtcaagagaaattttttagtgtgagCGAAATATGGGGTGATACATTACGtcacgtgtcactatataaataatggaatatgtgtattaaaaagtatataacttaaaaaataaaatttcctaaaacttatataaaaacacatgatgtaccataTGTGTTtctgtcacaataaaaaatttctcgtatTTCATCACGTAAAAGTAgttttttatgttaaattagtttttcatatattgtgAAGGCAGCAGCATGCAGCTGTTACCAGGTTTTAGGTTTTGGAGTTGTActgcttttattttatttccttttccagTCAGAATCTTGTTCTCACCTGAATCGGCCAATCAAGAAGGGGTCAGAAGAAAATAAAACGACAAGATACCTAACCTTTTGGGTGCAAATTGGGTTGAGCCAAAGCCCACGtgaaaaagaaaccctaatttaattAATCGACTGTTGAATGTTGGCAGAGAAAGAGAGGGCCACAGAGGGCAGAGACCAAAACAAAGCCAGAAACACACATAAAAACACATGTGCAACACCTTCCCCACTGatcatatttttacttttctcttCAGGTTATTGTTTAAGTACGTGCTTACTCGATTTTTGCCATGGCAGAAAAGGGTTCACCAAAATAGTAACATCCTTGCGATGCATGTGTGTCTCTCTGTTGGTGTTTTACAGTGAAAACAGGACTACACCAGAACAATCAACACTATATCACAGATTCCTATTTCGGAGAGGTTAATTATTACTTTACCCAACAAAATgcaatattaataaataatatacATAGTTGAGTAtgatatagaaaaaataattcaaaaccattttttttcctGCTTGCAAAGCCCTCATGAAGAAGTTGCATTTACCAGGAACGTTAAAATGATAGTAAATCTAACATTACGTATTTTAAGTTTCTTAAATAATATTGCATGATTTGTTTGAAATATTATCATGTTGACGTTCTTGTTTCATAGAAGTCCCTCCCCTTCTCTTGAGAATTCATTGTTATTTTGGAAAGCAATGAAGTTTTTGGCAGATGTGCTAATTTTGGTGCAATGAATAGTAATTTTACGTGGTGGGACTTGGTACCTGATTTTGCTAATGGGTCCGTGTCGGGCTTTCATTCTTCCGTTCGAGATCATGAGGAGCAAATTGTTGTTGCGGAGGTAGATACTAGCAGTGAAACTTAAGCAGcaaaattatggaaaatcaatTTCAGGTGACTGAAGCTGAAGAATTCTTAAACTAGAATATATGGTTTTCGTTAATTGTTTTTAGCGGGTATTGGCCTAGTCCCTCCGCTTgttttacttttccttttttcttcatattattaataaaatctAATAGAGAGGGGACGGGCTGGGGTTTTTTGGGTACAATGGTCTTTTCTCCTTTGGGGGAGGTTGGTGCCTTGCACATGACTGTTGAAGATCTAATCTCGCCTAATCCgtctctacaaaaaaaaaaggaaaatttttttttgagtacTTCCATATGGGTAAATAATTTTCACACACTTCTCATCTACACATCCTGAtcatttgaagtgttttttttcttcagaatttacttgtattttaACTAAAGATTAGTTTCAAGATCATTTTATCGAAAATGCTTTCAGCGTTGCTAAACACACTTTCAAATAAGCCAAAAAAATAAGCATTAATGTGCATAATTAGACAAAAATAATGTGAAAATCATTTCCTCAGTTTAGGCTTtgctaaaacaaataaaaaaggtcAAAGCTAGCTGTTAGTAATGGGTCATCAAATCCTTTTTGAACCCCGCCAATGAAATAGTCAATTTTTTTAGCACGTTTGTTATATAGTCGAATCAGTTATCGCTCTTCCTTTTTGTTTCTAGGCAAGAGAATCTCTCACTTTCAAaatttttactattttattaACTTTAAACTAATATCTTCATATGACATGATTAGTTCTAATCAAATTTATAATGATGGTAATTATGTAGACGTGCATATTCCAAGTCATGGACAAAGAATTGTTTTTCCAAGTCAACTCACGGGTTGTAACTAAAGATggcaagtcatagtccaaattttAAGGCTATCTCTAGTTACGGAGGACTAAATTTTGTTCCTCttcatatttattattatttttagccAAATTTTTTGGTACTACATGTTGCCTGCCATCAAGTTAAAACTTAGTATGGTTCTTTCAGCTCTATTCCTTTAGCT includes the following:
- the LOC126598967 gene encoding agamous-like MADS-box protein MADS2, producing the protein MGRGRVELKRIENKINRQVTFAKRRNGLLKKAYELSVLCDAEVALIIFSSRGKLYEFCSSFSMMKTLEKYQSCSYGSLEANLPANETQNSYQDYLMLKARVEVLQQSQRNLLGEDLSHLNTKELEHLEHQLETSLKQIRSRKTQFILDQLSDLQNREQMLVEANKALKRKLEETSVQAPEGMAWEAAGHGPNNIQQTRLPSHSEAFFHPLEGNNSSSQIGYTHMGSDNEMNVGNPGQYVNGYIPGWML